A region from the Mucilaginibacter sp. CSA2-8R genome encodes:
- a CDS encoding PKD domain-containing protein, whose product MNQRLTFFLSALLLFISIATQAQEDRGYKIYQFPANMIPKIDGKTDDWDNFPKEYIVGTNQLWDDSHHYPAIDPKNLDVKVRVAWVKGLNRLYFLYEAYDNYWDFSLPGLHNDTFEIVVDGDMSGGPLITDFHPYQNLDQWDRYFSYHGVHAQNYHIFTPAVGKDWALAWGSQPWIKALPYANIAYSYNFKPGEPGKLIAEFWITPFDYAGAEGPARAVESILTDNKKIGLTWAVIDYDDVNDETKKGFWNLSKNHKMYGNSSLGTVFTLMPLDARYKKAIDARWSFTVIDMNRRLVAFKDESEGKITNWQWDFGDGITSTEQHPIHQYKEAGKYIVVLNVNGPAGKSRMSKVWDVAVR is encoded by the coding sequence ATGAACCAACGGCTTACTTTTTTCCTTTCAGCGTTACTTTTGTTTATCAGCATCGCAACTCAAGCGCAGGAAGATCGCGGTTATAAAATTTACCAGTTTCCGGCAAACATGATTCCTAAAATTGACGGTAAAACAGATGATTGGGACAATTTTCCGAAAGAATATATCGTAGGCACCAACCAGCTATGGGACGACTCTCATCACTATCCGGCCATTGACCCTAAAAACCTGGATGTAAAAGTCCGTGTGGCCTGGGTTAAAGGATTAAATCGCTTGTACTTTTTATACGAAGCTTATGATAATTACTGGGATTTCTCGCTCCCGGGCCTGCACAACGATACCTTTGAAATAGTGGTCGACGGCGACATGTCGGGCGGACCGCTCATCACCGATTTTCATCCATATCAAAACCTGGATCAATGGGACCGGTATTTCTCCTACCATGGTGTACATGCTCAAAACTATCACATTTTTACTCCAGCAGTGGGCAAAGACTGGGCCCTGGCCTGGGGAAGCCAGCCTTGGATTAAAGCATTACCTTATGCTAACATTGCTTACTCGTACAATTTTAAGCCTGGCGAGCCCGGCAAACTGATTGCCGAGTTTTGGATAACGCCCTTTGACTATGCCGGAGCCGAAGGCCCTGCCCGGGCGGTAGAATCTATACTTACCGATAACAAAAAAATAGGTTTAACCTGGGCAGTAATTGACTATGATGATGTAAACGACGAAACGAAAAAAGGATTCTGGAACTTATCTAAAAACCATAAAATGTACGGCAACTCGAGTTTAGGTACTGTGTTTACGCTAATGCCGCTGGATGCCAGGTACAAAAAAGCGATTGATGCCCGCTGGTCGTTCACGGTAATAGATATGAACCGCCGGCTGGTAGCCTTTAAAGACGAAAGCGAAGGTAAAATTACCAACTGGCAGTGGGATTTTGGTGATGGAATCACATCAACCGAGCAACACCCTATCCATCAATACAAAGAGGCAGGTAAGTACATCGTGGTATTAAATGTTAACGGACCGGCCGGCAAGTCGAGAATGTCGAAGGTTTGGGATGTGGCTGTTAGGTAA